A window from Marinagarivorans cellulosilyticus encodes these proteins:
- a CDS encoding choice-of-anchor A family protein, translating to MKNIIAKSALAVASGLFSLSASALVLNEYNVFTVANYTHGNASVGGKVFVGGDATIHGYMDVGLTLTPSSTLDTLVTVGDINSPGGGFNVEAGNVVYGGSVSSNLNFNMNGGGTVRQESRAALTTQRDNMIAELNSTSNNYSNMASNGSLDRSGNTATFNYTGTQSTAVFNVNAEDVFQQNTGLNLNAGLAETVIINISTQNSGYNFVSGGGINFTNGFSNPNPDANNIGASNILWNFYDAEAVDFMGLDTFRGSILAMGASVYGNPTTDGTVAVKSLYQSRQIHNYTFVPPSEVPLPASVQFMLMGMAAFVGIRRWRKRKAAKAAIA from the coding sequence ATGAAAAATATTATTGCAAAATCGGCGCTCGCCGTAGCCTCAGGCTTATTCAGTCTATCTGCTAGCGCGCTTGTGTTAAACGAATACAATGTTTTTACCGTAGCAAATTACACTCATGGGAACGCCTCTGTTGGCGGCAAAGTTTTTGTTGGTGGCGACGCGACTATTCATGGCTACATGGATGTTGGCTTAACGCTTACACCCTCATCAACACTTGATACGCTTGTTACCGTAGGGGATATCAACTCTCCAGGCGGTGGTTTTAACGTTGAAGCTGGCAACGTAGTTTATGGCGGTAGCGTTAGCAGCAACCTAAACTTCAACATGAATGGCGGCGGCACTGTACGCCAAGAATCGCGCGCAGCACTTACAACGCAGCGCGATAACATGATAGCCGAGCTAAACAGCACGTCTAACAACTACAGCAACATGGCATCAAACGGTAGCCTTGATCGCAGCGGTAACACAGCTACGTTTAATTACACGGGCACACAAAGTACTGCGGTTTTTAACGTCAATGCCGAAGATGTATTTCAACAAAATACCGGCCTAAACTTAAATGCCGGACTTGCTGAAACCGTTATCATTAATATCTCAACACAAAATAGCGGTTACAACTTTGTTTCCGGCGGCGGCATTAACTTCACTAACGGTTTTTCAAACCCCAACCCTGATGCCAACAACATCGGCGCTAGTAATATTTTGTGGAACTTCTACGATGCCGAAGCCGTAGACTTTATGGGACTAGATACCTTCCGCGGCTCTATTTTAGCGATGGGAGCCTCTGTATACGGCAACCCAACTACCGATGGCACTGTAGCAGTTAAATCTTTATACCAGTCTCGTCAAATCCACAACTATACATTTGTACCGCCATCAGAAGTTCCCTTACCAGCATCAGTTCAATTTATGCTAATGGGTATGGCCGCTTTTGTTGGCATACGCCGCTGGCGCAAGCGTAAGGCTGCCAAGGCAGCAATCGCTTAA
- a CDS encoding tetratricopeptide repeat protein, producing MSKKTIPLGLSIAAFVLMSAGCKEKKTAEDYLHSGQAFYEQELLGKARVQYRNALALDATNGDAHFGLATLAKDKQDLAARQYHLQKTVEYSPENTTAIFELGEISLLMGDLAVAQKSAKSLAQLQPETLQYYKLALAVAIAEDKWQQAQTLGEDALKAFPENAELWGLIGVVAKKQEQWPQALKALDKAIALDEQNPQYRVLRIEVNEARGDVDASILDLKALIDSSDYSDAQIIKLIKLVNDQRGRPAAIDELNNYLHKYPQADALQVLLVDLVKQDDPERAGKLLDEFIRKANNPTGLLFYRVNAAFSHNNVVLAQQDLNTLVALPNQTPKALAQAKSMQAELAWLQGDWDNAQTLVISVLALDANHVNALLLRAKLLVREGRSGDAVVYLNKVLAQNAQSVEALSLLAEHYQRQGNTSLAKDFYHRIGLVDPDNYAALRFHIYEAFSKEHLTNADALVTRALKRYPEDAALLGIKLQIAALRANYKTATAILEQLKALDLSAADALFFEGFIQQQQGDYARAMTSFGKAVSARGQYDKALKAMFACANKAKALEVFKTFLLTHTEKNAHDLTAHLLIAQLTFEANPVAAIKRLSSVTQAQPSWYEGVVALSKFKRYHGDAAEALVLLKGSYTQSKNSSVGIAYARMLEQQAQAAEAGVVYDQLLQVDSNNDIVRNNYALLLVGELFSQASLRKALQLTEGFASSDNPALLDTQGVVLMTAGKFTEANYAFNKALGFADITEIKLHYADSLYRSGDHAGGREVLEGLENKGVSEGIAKKIALLRERWAQK from the coding sequence GTGTCTAAAAAAACAATTCCGCTTGGTCTATCTATTGCTGCATTCGTCTTGATGAGTGCTGGTTGCAAAGAGAAAAAAACAGCTGAGGATTACTTGCATAGCGGCCAAGCATTTTATGAGCAGGAACTCTTGGGTAAGGCGCGAGTGCAGTACCGTAATGCGCTCGCGCTGGATGCTACCAATGGCGATGCCCACTTTGGCTTGGCGACATTGGCCAAAGACAAACAAGACTTGGCTGCACGCCAGTATCATTTGCAAAAAACAGTGGAATATAGCCCCGAAAATACAACGGCTATTTTTGAGCTGGGAGAAATATCCTTGTTGATGGGGGATTTAGCTGTTGCTCAAAAGTCCGCAAAATCGTTGGCGCAATTGCAGCCAGAGACTTTGCAGTACTACAAGTTGGCGTTAGCGGTGGCTATTGCCGAAGATAAGTGGCAGCAAGCACAAACACTAGGGGAGGATGCTTTAAAGGCTTTCCCTGAAAATGCAGAGCTATGGGGGCTGATCGGTGTTGTCGCCAAAAAACAAGAGCAGTGGCCGCAAGCGTTAAAGGCACTTGATAAGGCGATAGCGCTGGACGAGCAAAACCCGCAATACCGAGTGCTACGCATAGAAGTTAATGAAGCGCGCGGTGATGTTGATGCATCTATTCTTGATTTGAAGGCGCTTATTGATAGTAGTGATTATTCAGATGCGCAAATTATTAAATTGATCAAACTTGTCAATGATCAGCGTGGCCGCCCAGCCGCTATTGATGAGCTAAATAATTATTTGCATAAATACCCGCAAGCTGATGCTTTGCAAGTATTACTAGTAGACCTTGTTAAACAGGATGATCCGGAGCGAGCGGGTAAATTATTAGATGAGTTTATTCGCAAGGCTAATAACCCTACAGGGCTTTTATTTTATCGCGTTAATGCAGCCTTTAGTCATAACAATGTGGTTTTGGCCCAGCAAGATTTAAATACATTAGTTGCATTGCCCAATCAAACGCCAAAAGCTTTGGCGCAAGCCAAATCTATGCAGGCTGAATTGGCTTGGTTACAGGGCGATTGGGATAACGCACAAACGCTTGTGATATCGGTATTGGCGCTTGATGCAAATCATGTAAATGCCTTGCTTTTGCGGGCGAAGTTGTTGGTGCGTGAGGGCCGTTCGGGTGATGCGGTGGTTTATCTCAATAAGGTGCTTGCACAAAACGCACAATCTGTTGAAGCGTTATCTTTATTGGCAGAGCACTACCAGCGGCAAGGCAATACAAGTTTGGCGAAAGATTTTTATCACAGAATAGGGCTTGTCGACCCAGATAATTACGCGGCACTGCGTTTTCATATCTATGAGGCTTTTAGCAAGGAGCACTTAACCAATGCCGATGCTTTGGTGACGCGGGCATTAAAACGTTACCCAGAGGATGCCGCTTTGCTGGGTATTAAACTACAGATTGCAGCACTAAGAGCGAATTATAAAACAGCAACGGCTATCCTTGAGCAATTAAAAGCTTTGGACCTGAGCGCTGCTGATGCTTTGTTTTTTGAAGGCTTTATTCAGCAGCAACAAGGTGATTACGCTAGGGCTATGACATCTTTTGGCAAGGCGGTGAGTGCGCGGGGGCAGTACGATAAAGCACTTAAAGCGATGTTTGCGTGTGCAAATAAAGCTAAAGCGCTTGAAGTATTTAAAACTTTTTTGCTCACGCACACCGAAAAAAACGCACACGATTTAACGGCGCATCTGTTAATAGCGCAATTAACATTTGAGGCTAACCCAGTTGCGGCTATAAAACGGCTTTCCAGTGTTACCCAAGCACAGCCTTCTTGGTATGAGGGGGTTGTCGCTTTATCAAAATTTAAGCGTTACCACGGCGATGCTGCTGAAGCATTGGTGTTATTAAAAGGCAGCTATACACAATCGAAAAATAGCAGCGTAGGTATTGCTTACGCAAGAATGCTGGAGCAGCAAGCGCAGGCGGCTGAAGCAGGCGTAGTTTATGATCAGTTGTTACAAGTTGACTCGAATAACGACATTGTTCGCAATAATTATGCGTTATTGCTTGTTGGTGAATTATTTTCACAAGCATCGTTGCGAAAAGCCTTGCAGTTAACCGAGGGTTTTGCCTCTTCGGATAATCCAGCTCTGCTGGATACGCAGGGCGTGGTGCTGATGACAGCAGGGAAGTTTACGGAGGCGAATTATGCTTTTAATAAGGCACTTGGCTTTGCTGATATTACGGAAATCAAATTGCATTACGCCGATTCACTGTATCGCAGTGGTGACCATGCGGGTGGGCGTGAAGTATTAGAGGGCCTAGAAAATAAAGGTGTCAGTGAAGGGATTGCGAAAAAAATAGCTTTGCTGCGTGAACGTTGGGCTCAAAAATGA